A window of Ignavibacterium sp. contains these coding sequences:
- a CDS encoding T9SS type A sorting domain-containing protein produces the protein MNKITAALLIILTTCSLFPQLRYTDQLKPNSMFTEAPDDIKNTKPFMRQWWFYEQRSYPNDFIPENAYENALMEKNQLRMTYEETTIPNFTWVSLGPTPGAYFGYGNISSRIVTGTYDPNNPNIIYIGPANGGVWKSTDNGLTWNPLTDNEVSMAMGAIVVDPTNSNIVYAGTGEATYSGASYYGRGLLKSTNGGSTWINYTSGLPSSTYFSRLKIRPNNSNQLLAALGNNGLYRSTNGGQNWTQILSGRVDDVVFSPSGDTAFAVGSGIGIRRSTNGGQTFATFGSDLPSGTRTHFDLSQTNPAIMYAAVYSSSNVNIYKSTNYGVNWTSITPTSNFQNLAGQAWYDLYCFVNPKNPNKVYVGTIDIFRSTDGSTFTNITNGYNGGYVHVDQHYLFFHPTNENTFIVCNDGGIWRTTDNGNTFTNLNQNLTLTQFYRIAASPFNPGRILGGTQDNGTQQTFSTLNWSAAYGGDGGEVCFNPFDQNFILGETQNGGIFRTTNGGASWNQAQSGLNMSESVAWVAPIIAHPTVSGTFFTARTSVYKTTNNGGSWTAISSPVNGTYPIREMAISKTNPNIMYATSNALIFKSTNGGVNWTNVTTGLPNRTITSVNVHPSDENIVLLTFSGFGTDKVYKSTNGGSSWVSIDGPLPDAPVNDLFIYTINPGKPNTYFVATDIGVFVTDDNGVSWTEIPSGIPNTVIMHLDYSDSTKMLRAATHGRGVYEAYIDFTIPVELTAFDASIDNKIVNIIWSTATETNNSHFEVERKLKNQDWEKIGEVNGAGTTAIPQSYSFKDDFSFKSYEGKILYRLKQVDFDGSFEYSKVISVEVNFIPEKFAISQNYPNPFNPNTTISYSIPKGEGNQVTIKVYDLLGKEVSTLVNEFKTPGNYQIAFNADGLTSGIYFYLYEAFDSNGMKIHSEVRKMTLLK, from the coding sequence ATGAATAAAATTACAGCAGCTTTACTAATTATTTTGACCACTTGTTCTTTATTTCCACAGCTTAGATATACCGACCAATTAAAACCCAACAGCATGTTCACAGAGGCACCCGATGATATAAAGAATACCAAACCATTTATGCGTCAATGGTGGTTTTATGAGCAGCGCTCTTATCCCAATGATTTTATTCCGGAGAATGCTTATGAAAATGCTTTGATGGAAAAAAATCAGTTAAGAATGACTTATGAAGAAACTACAATTCCGAATTTTACCTGGGTTAGTTTGGGCCCAACTCCTGGAGCATATTTTGGATATGGAAATATCTCGAGCAGAATTGTAACCGGAACTTACGATCCTAACAATCCGAACATCATTTACATTGGTCCGGCAAATGGCGGAGTCTGGAAATCAACAGATAATGGACTGACCTGGAATCCTTTGACAGATAATGAAGTTTCGATGGCTATGGGTGCAATTGTTGTTGATCCGACAAATTCAAATATCGTTTATGCGGGAACAGGTGAAGCAACTTACAGTGGTGCTTCTTATTATGGAAGAGGATTACTTAAATCTACTAATGGTGGTTCAACCTGGATTAATTATACATCAGGACTTCCTTCATCAACATATTTTTCAAGATTGAAGATTAGACCAAACAACTCAAATCAACTTTTGGCTGCTCTCGGGAACAATGGATTATACAGAAGCACGAATGGCGGACAAAACTGGACTCAAATTCTAAGCGGCAGAGTTGATGATGTTGTTTTTTCTCCTTCGGGTGATACAGCTTTTGCGGTTGGTTCCGGCATTGGAATCAGAAGATCAACTAACGGCGGACAAACTTTTGCAACTTTTGGTAGTGATCTTCCATCAGGAACAAGAACTCATTTCGATTTAAGTCAGACAAATCCTGCAATAATGTATGCGGCAGTTTATTCTTCAAGTAATGTTAATATTTATAAATCAACAAACTACGGTGTTAATTGGACTTCGATAACTCCAACAAGTAATTTTCAGAACTTGGCAGGTCAGGCGTGGTATGATTTATATTGTTTTGTAAATCCAAAAAATCCAAACAAAGTTTATGTTGGAACAATTGACATCTTTCGTTCAACTGATGGTTCTACTTTTACGAATATAACCAATGGTTATAACGGAGGATATGTTCATGTTGATCAACATTATTTGTTCTTCCATCCGACAAATGAGAATACATTTATTGTTTGTAACGATGGTGGAATCTGGAGAACAACAGACAACGGTAACACATTTACCAATCTGAATCAGAATTTAACTCTAACTCAATTTTACAGAATTGCTGCAAGTCCTTTTAATCCGGGAAGAATTCTGGGTGGAACTCAGGATAACGGAACTCAGCAAACTTTTTCAACTCTCAATTGGTCAGCAGCTTATGGTGGAGATGGTGGTGAAGTTTGTTTCAATCCTTTTGACCAGAATTTTATTTTGGGTGAAACACAGAATGGCGGAATTTTCCGAACTACAAATGGTGGAGCTTCGTGGAATCAAGCACAGAGTGGATTAAATATGAGTGAAAGTGTTGCCTGGGTTGCACCGATAATTGCACATCCAACTGTTTCAGGAACATTCTTTACTGCAAGAACGAGTGTTTATAAAACTACTAACAATGGCGGAAGTTGGACAGCAATTTCATCTCCTGTTAACGGGACTTACCCAATCAGAGAAATGGCAATCAGTAAAACCAATCCAAACATAATGTATGCAACTTCTAATGCGTTAATTTTCAAATCAACGAACGGAGGAGTTAATTGGACAAATGTTACAACTGGTTTACCTAACAGGACTATAACTTCAGTTAATGTTCATCCCTCAGATGAAAATATTGTGTTGTTAACATTTTCCGGTTTTGGTACTGATAAAGTTTATAAATCTACAAATGGTGGTTCAAGCTGGGTCTCAATTGATGGTCCATTGCCTGATGCACCTGTGAATGATTTGTTTATCTACACAATTAACCCGGGTAAACCGAATACTTATTTCGTTGCAACCGATATTGGTGTTTTTGTAACAGATGATAATGGAGTTAGCTGGACTGAAATACCTTCTGGAATTCCAAATACTGTTATAATGCATCTTGATTATTCTGATTCCACAAAAATGTTAAGAGCAGCAACTCACGGTCGTGGAGTTTATGAAGCATATATTGATTTCACGATTCCAGTTGAGTTAACTGCTTTCGATGCTTCTATAGATAACAAGATTGTTAATATAATTTGGTCAACTGCAACGGAAACAAACAACTCACATTTTGAAGTCGAAAGAAAATTAAAAAATCAGGATTGGGAAAAAATCGGTGAAGTTAATGGTGCCGGAACCACAGCAATTCCGCAATCATATTCATTCAAAGATGATTTTTCATTTAAGTCTTACGAAGGAAAAATTCTATACAGATTAAAGCAAGTTGATTTTGATGGTTCTTTTGAATACTCAAAAGTAATTTCTGTTGAAGTGAATTTCATTCCAGAGAAATTTGCAATCTCACAGAATTATCCTAATCCTTTCAATCCGAATACAACAATTTCTTATTCGATTCCGAAAGGAGAGGGAAATCAAGTGACTATTAAAGTATATGATTTATTGGGAAAAGAAGTTTCAACACTTGTAAACGAATTTAAAACTCCCGGAAATTATCAGATAGCGTTCAATGCTGATGGACTAACTTCCGGAATTTATTTCTATTTGTATGAAGCATTTGATTCAAACGGAATGAAGATACACAGTGAAGTCAGGAAAATGACTTTGCTTAAATAA
- a CDS encoding 3-hydroxyacyl-CoA dehydrogenase NAD-binding domain-containing protein, protein MQNDKLRLEDLLETGVANVQDDRINSVAIIGAGVMGQGIGQTIAASGMEVTIIEKTNEKLEWAKAQLGENIDREIKRWAMTNSEKKAIFSRIIWDIDISKIKDCDLVIEAVDEDFDLKVKIFKEMDKHAKKDAIFVSNTSTLSLTKISETTSRPDRVIGMHFLNPVPKVPLVEIVKCLHTSNETVKKVKDFANRIGKTPVEVYEYPGFVTTRAIVPLLNEAMYILLEGVATAKDIDTAMRLGYNFQYGPLEMADMMGLDEVLAWMETLWKTLGEPRYRACPILRKLVRERKLGRKTGEGFYKYDQHGNKIIE, encoded by the coding sequence ATGCAGAACGATAAGCTTAGACTAGAAGACTTGCTCGAAACAGGAGTCGCAAATGTTCAGGATGACCGGATAAATTCTGTTGCAATAATCGGAGCCGGTGTTATGGGGCAGGGAATCGGTCAAACTATAGCTGCCTCCGGAATGGAAGTAACTATTATTGAAAAGACAAATGAAAAACTTGAATGGGCAAAAGCACAGCTTGGTGAAAACATCGACAGAGAAATAAAACGTTGGGCTATGACCAATTCAGAAAAGAAAGCAATCTTTAGCCGAATCATCTGGGACATTGATATTTCAAAAATAAAAGATTGTGATCTTGTGATCGAAGCTGTTGATGAAGACTTCGATTTGAAAGTTAAAATATTCAAGGAAATGGATAAGCACGCAAAAAAGGATGCAATCTTTGTTTCAAATACCTCAACTCTCTCTTTAACAAAAATTTCAGAAACAACATCAAGACCTGACCGGGTTATTGGAATGCACTTCCTCAATCCTGTTCCTAAGGTTCCTTTGGTTGAAATTGTTAAGTGCCTTCATACCTCAAATGAAACTGTAAAAAAAGTGAAAGATTTTGCGAACAGAATTGGTAAAACTCCGGTTGAGGTTTATGAATATCCGGGATTTGTAACAACCAGAGCCATCGTGCCTTTACTAAACGAAGCGATGTATATTTTGCTTGAAGGTGTGGCAACAGCCAAAGATATCGATACTGCAATGCGTCTTGGATATAATTTTCAATATGGTCCGCTCGAAATGGCAGATATGATGGGTCTTGATGAAGTACTCGCATGGATGGAAACTTTGTGGAAGACATTAGGAGAGCCAAGATACAGAGCTTGTCCAATTCTCAGAAAACTTGTTCGTGAAAGAAAACTCGGAAGAAAAACCGGTGAAGGTTTTTATAAATATGACCAGCACGGAAATAAAATAATTGAATAA
- a CDS encoding acetate kinase has translation MKVLVLNCGSSSVKYQFIDTEKKLALAKGLVDRIGMAGAVLSHQRYDGDQIKISGEILDHQIAIEYVLAMLLSKNHGVIDDKKDIEAVGHRVVHGGETFSGSVLITDEVIKALQDNIELAPLHNPPNIKGIQAATRILPGTPQVGVFDTAFHSHMPPKAYLYGIPYELYRKYKIRRYGFHGTSHLYVSKRAAELMGRKYEELKIITAHLGNGCSMAAVDRGVSVDTTMGFTPLEGLLMGTRSGDLDPQVILYIMGKEGLSLNEAATMLNKHSGLIGISGESSDMREILAAVKDQHQRAKHAFDIFCYRIKKYVGAYASAMGGVDALVFTGGIGENSYEVREEVCRDMEFMGIHLDQLRNQNKEELISSDSSKVKVFRIPTNEELVIAMDTAEIVSSLN, from the coding sequence ATGAAAGTTTTAGTTTTAAATTGTGGTAGTTCTTCAGTCAAGTATCAGTTTATTGATACAGAGAAAAAACTCGCATTAGCAAAAGGATTAGTTGATAGAATCGGAATGGCTGGCGCTGTTCTTTCGCATCAGAGATATGATGGTGACCAAATTAAAATCAGTGGAGAAATTCTTGATCATCAAATTGCAATAGAATATGTGCTGGCAATGTTGTTAAGTAAAAACCACGGTGTAATAGATGACAAAAAAGATATTGAAGCAGTCGGACATCGTGTGGTTCACGGTGGTGAAACATTTTCAGGTTCAGTTCTCATAACAGATGAAGTTATAAAAGCATTGCAGGATAACATTGAACTTGCACCGCTTCACAATCCGCCAAACATAAAAGGTATTCAGGCAGCAACCAGAATTTTACCTGGCACTCCTCAGGTTGGAGTATTCGATACGGCATTTCATTCACATATGCCACCAAAAGCTTATCTGTATGGAATACCTTATGAACTTTATCGTAAATACAAAATCAGAAGGTATGGTTTTCATGGAACTTCGCATCTTTATGTTTCCAAAAGAGCCGCTGAGTTGATGGGAAGAAAGTATGAGGAATTAAAAATCATTACTGCACACCTCGGAAACGGTTGCAGTATGGCTGCTGTTGACAGAGGCGTTTCAGTTGATACAACAATGGGATTTACTCCGCTTGAAGGTTTATTGATGGGAACAAGAAGCGGTGATCTTGATCCACAGGTAATTCTTTATATTATGGGAAAAGAAGGATTATCATTGAATGAAGCAGCAACAATGTTAAATAAACACAGTGGTTTGATAGGAATAAGTGGTGAAAGCAGCGATATGCGTGAAATTCTGGCTGCTGTAAAAGATCAACATCAAAGAGCAAAACATGCTTTTGATATTTTCTGCTACAGAATTAAAAAGTATGTCGGAGCTTATGCTTCTGCAATGGGTGGGGTTGATGCTCTCGTTTTTACCGGAGGTATTGGTGAAAATTCTTATGAAGTTCGTGAAGAAGTATGTAGGGATATGGAATTCATGGGAATCCATCTTGATCAATTGCGCAATCAGAATAAAGAAGAATTAATTTCATCAGATTCTTCCAAAGTAAAAGTTTTCAGAATCCCGACTAATGAAGAATTAGTAATCGCAATGGATACTGCAGAAATTGTTAGTTCCTTAAACTAA
- a CDS encoding SDR family oxidoreductase — protein MDLGIKGKVAIVTASSTGIGKAVAETLVSEGVNVAICSRSKEKLIEASKDIKNKFGTEPFWCVCDINSPKDIENFHNAVVKQFGSVDILVNNCGGPIPGYFADLTEDDWNDAFKQVLLSVIRFSHLVIPDMIKKEWGRIINITSVAVKQPVHNLILSNSFRAAVTGFAKTLSNEVASKNITVNNVAPGYTLTHRLYELAVNRAKTSGKSHEEILVEMAKDVPMNRLGGPEEIAALVAFLASKQASYITGTTIQVDGGSTKGIF, from the coding sequence ATGGATTTAGGAATAAAAGGCAAAGTTGCAATCGTAACTGCATCAAGTACAGGAATTGGTAAAGCAGTTGCAGAAACTTTAGTATCCGAAGGTGTAAATGTTGCAATTTGTTCCAGGTCCAAAGAGAAATTAATTGAAGCTTCAAAAGACATTAAAAATAAATTTGGTACCGAACCATTCTGGTGTGTATGCGATATTAATTCCCCAAAAGATATTGAAAATTTTCATAATGCAGTTGTAAAACAATTCGGTTCAGTTGATATACTTGTAAACAATTGTGGTGGTCCTATTCCCGGATATTTTGCTGATTTAACCGAAGACGATTGGAATGATGCATTCAAGCAAGTGTTATTAAGTGTTATCCGATTTTCTCATCTTGTTATTCCGGATATGATAAAGAAAGAATGGGGAAGAATAATTAACATAACTTCTGTTGCAGTTAAGCAGCCGGTTCATAATCTAATTTTGTCAAATTCATTCAGAGCCGCTGTAACCGGATTTGCTAAGACACTCAGTAATGAAGTAGCGAGTAAGAACATAACTGTTAACAATGTTGCACCAGGTTACACATTAACTCACAGATTATATGAGCTTGCAGTAAACAGAGCAAAAACATCTGGCAAGTCTCACGAGGAAATTTTAGTTGAAATGGCTAAAGATGTTCCGATGAATCGTCTTGGAGGTCCTGAAGAAATTGCAGCATTAGTTGCATTTCTTGCATCAAAGCAAGCATCATATATTACCGGTACAACTATTCAGGTTGATGGCGGCTCAACAAAAGGAATTTTCTAA
- a CDS encoding FAD-dependent protein — translation MKKQIELAIPPDKISFQNILHKEASEFLSVPAEKISAVIPLRRSIDARSKKVVFRFLVDVYLNEIPQTHTRIIDYKPVSDKNKVIIIGFGPAGMYAALRLIELGIKPIVIERGKDVQSRRRDIRAIHQEQIVNPDSNYCFGEGGAGAYSDGKLYTRATKRGDVKKILEILVQHGAAPEILIDTHPHIGSNKLPKIVQQIRQTILNCGGEVHFNSKVTDFVIQQSKILGVVVNNADEILADAVVLATGHSARDIFYLLHKKNILIQPKPFALGVRIEHPQALINEIQYHSKEKHPNLPAASYSLSCNVKDRGVYSFCMCPGGIIVPAATAQNEIVVNGMSVSRRDSPFANSGFVVEVTEEEYQKYEKDFPFSALRLQMEVEQKCYELANKTQQAPAQKVTDFVEGKFSTSLPKSSYIAGLTSVELHKELPSFITKRLKTALKIFDKRMHGYYSDEAIIVAPESRTSSPIRIPRDKETFMHLQIEGLFPCGEGAGYAGGIVSAAIDGENCANAVKKFLE, via the coding sequence ATGAAAAAGCAAATTGAATTAGCTATTCCACCAGATAAAATTTCTTTTCAAAATATTCTTCACAAAGAAGCTTCTGAATTTTTATCAGTTCCTGCAGAAAAAATATCAGCAGTAATTCCTTTACGAAGGTCGATTGATGCAAGAAGTAAAAAAGTTGTTTTCAGATTTTTGGTTGATGTATATTTAAATGAAATACCACAAACCCATACAAGAATAATTGATTACAAACCGGTTTCAGATAAAAATAAAGTAATAATCATTGGATTTGGTCCGGCAGGAATGTATGCCGCATTAAGATTAATTGAACTTGGAATTAAACCCATTGTAATTGAGCGCGGTAAAGATGTTCAAAGCAGAAGACGAGATATAAGAGCTATTCATCAGGAACAAATTGTTAATCCTGATTCAAATTATTGTTTTGGTGAAGGAGGAGCTGGCGCTTATAGTGATGGAAAACTTTATACCCGCGCAACTAAAAGAGGTGATGTAAAAAAGATTCTGGAAATTCTTGTTCAGCACGGAGCAGCTCCTGAAATTTTGATTGATACTCATCCACATATCGGCTCAAATAAATTACCTAAAATTGTACAACAGATTCGACAAACAATTCTTAATTGTGGTGGTGAAGTTCATTTCAACTCAAAGGTTACGGATTTTGTAATACAGCAAAGTAAAATTCTTGGTGTAGTAGTAAACAACGCAGACGAGATTTTAGCAGATGCAGTAGTACTCGCTACAGGTCATTCAGCAAGAGATATTTTTTATTTGCTTCATAAAAAAAATATTCTGATACAACCAAAACCTTTTGCACTTGGAGTAAGAATTGAACATCCGCAAGCTTTAATTAATGAAATTCAATATCACAGTAAAGAAAAACATCCGAATCTGCCTGCTGCAAGTTACTCACTTTCCTGTAATGTAAAAGACAGAGGAGTATACTCTTTTTGTATGTGTCCGGGTGGAATTATAGTTCCCGCAGCAACTGCTCAAAATGAAATTGTTGTAAATGGAATGTCGGTGTCAAGGCGAGATTCACCTTTTGCTAATTCAGGATTTGTTGTTGAAGTTACTGAAGAGGAATATCAGAAATATGAAAAAGATTTTCCCTTTAGTGCATTGCGACTTCAAATGGAAGTAGAACAGAAGTGTTACGAACTTGCAAATAAAACTCAACAAGCTCCTGCTCAAAAAGTAACTGATTTTGTTGAAGGGAAATTTTCAACATCACTGCCGAAATCTTCTTACATAGCAGGATTAACCTCAGTAGAACTGCATAAGGAATTACCTTCTTTCATCACAAAAAGATTGAAAACAGCATTGAAAATTTTTGACAAGAGAATGCATGGTTATTATTCCGATGAAGCCATTATTGTTGCACCCGAATCACGAACTAGTTCGCCGATAAGAATTCCAAGAGATAAAGAAACATTTATGCATCTTCAGATTGAAGGTTTGTTTCCCTGTGGTGAAGGCGCAGGTTACGCAGGTGGAATTGTTTCTGCAGCAATTGATGGTGAGAATTGTGCAAATGCAGTTAAAAAATTTCTTGAATAA
- a CDS encoding PQQ-dependent sugar dehydrogenase: MNKYLIITLLLLLTIRIDAQYNFQIAFPNLTFTSPVDLQNSGDGTNRLFVVEQAGRIKVFPNNSSATTSKTFLDITDRVTSGGETGLLGLAFHPNYEANGYFYVNYTAPSPLRTVISRFQVTSNPDSADKNSELILLTFNQPYSNHNGGCVAFGPDGYLYIATGDGGSGGDPQNNAQNITNLLGKILRIDVNNPQLPLNYGIPPTNPFADSTNSSIRKEIYAYGLRNPWRMSFDAVTGWLWAADVGQNQWEEIDIISNGGNYGWRCYEGNHPYNTSGCNGTYIFPIWEYSHSDGISVTGGYVYRGQNVPELYGKYIYGDYGSRKVWSLLYDGVNPPTNTLITTAAGPITSFGVDENNELHLVSSNGRIYNFIPTVIPVELGTFNATVIEGKKVRLDWFTVTETNNAGFSIERSKDGVNFKEIYFVGGNGTTTNRNTYSFVDEDVDYGTYYYRLKQVDHDGSFNYLNVVTVDLGLPKSFELRQNFPNPFNPSTKISFTVPDGINNKVTLKVFDLLGNEITTLINETKSAGVYEVEFDASKLKSGVYIYQLSAGNFSSARKMIYIK; the protein is encoded by the coding sequence GTGAACAAATATCTTATTATAACTTTACTACTGCTTTTAACAATTCGGATAGATGCACAATATAATTTTCAGATTGCATTTCCGAATTTAACTTTTACCAGTCCTGTTGATCTGCAAAATTCTGGCGACGGAACAAACAGATTATTCGTAGTTGAGCAGGCAGGAAGAATTAAAGTATTCCCAAATAATTCATCAGCAACCACATCCAAAACTTTTCTTGATATTACTGACCGAGTAACATCCGGAGGCGAAACCGGTTTGCTTGGATTGGCTTTTCATCCGAATTATGAGGCGAATGGTTACTTCTATGTAAACTACACTGCACCAAGTCCACTCAGAACAGTAATTTCAAGATTTCAGGTTACTTCGAATCCGGATTCCGCTGATAAAAATTCTGAACTTATACTTTTAACATTTAATCAACCTTACTCAAATCACAATGGTGGCTGTGTTGCATTCGGACCTGATGGTTACTTATATATTGCTACAGGTGATGGTGGTTCTGGTGGCGACCCACAAAATAATGCTCAGAATATCACAAACCTGCTAGGTAAAATTTTAAGAATTGATGTCAATAATCCTCAACTTCCATTGAACTATGGAATTCCTCCGACAAATCCTTTTGCTGACAGCACAAATTCTTCTATCAGAAAAGAGATTTACGCATACGGATTGCGCAATCCGTGGAGAATGAGTTTCGATGCTGTTACCGGATGGCTTTGGGCTGCTGATGTCGGACAAAATCAGTGGGAAGAAATAGATATCATTTCAAACGGTGGCAATTATGGTTGGAGATGTTACGAAGGTAATCATCCATACAACACAAGTGGCTGTAATGGAACTTATATTTTCCCAATCTGGGAATACTCACATTCAGATGGGATTTCAGTAACAGGTGGATATGTTTATCGAGGACAAAATGTACCTGAGCTTTATGGTAAATATATTTATGGAGATTATGGTTCACGAAAAGTATGGTCTTTACTTTATGATGGAGTTAATCCGCCAACAAATACTTTAATTACTACTGCAGCAGGTCCGATTACTTCATTTGGAGTTGATGAAAATAACGAGTTACACTTAGTATCATCTAATGGAAGAATTTATAATTTCATTCCAACTGTTATTCCTGTTGAATTAGGAACTTTTAATGCAACAGTTATTGAAGGCAAAAAAGTCAGATTAGATTGGTTTACTGTTACCGAAACTAATAACGCTGGCTTTAGTATCGAGCGAAGTAAAGACGGTGTAAATTTCAAAGAAATATACTTTGTGGGTGGAAATGGAACCACAACAAACAGAAATACTTATAGTTTTGTGGATGAAGATGTTGATTATGGAACTTATTATTATCGTCTCAAGCAAGTTGACCACGACGGTTCATTTAACTATTTGAATGTTGTAACCGTTGATTTGGGTTTACCAAAAAGTTTTGAACTCAGACAAAACTTTCCAAATCCATTTAATCCATCAACAAAAATTTCTTTTACAGTTCCTGATGGAATAAATAACAAAGTAACACTCAAAGTTTTTGATTTATTGGGCAATGAAATAACCACACTGATTAATGAGACCAAATCAGCAGGTGTTTATGAAGTTGAATTCGATGCATCCAAATTGAAAAGCGGTGTGTACATCTATCAATTATCAGCAGGAAATTTTTCCAGTGCAAGAAAGATGATTTACATTAAATAG